A window from Drosophila nasuta strain 15112-1781.00 chromosome 3, ASM2355853v1, whole genome shotgun sequence encodes these proteins:
- the LOC132789342 gene encoding SRSF protein kinase 3 isoform X5, with product MAGLVSAANGAGGGGSNGSTGSGYKHHLISPTHTPLLHNHNTHSHTHTLPAGICSSDSGISTLSAISPPLSSGNSVCSGTTASSTTAGGSPQLRTSPALSMLGSATATASGKTQTPSQTLSPAGSGGSPNFLSTMKLLGPAASIDLGSSPLSHRNYSNSLKGFSFRRSFDDKIITPPFLSHAHGHGGYGSGGGGGGGGSGGGAGNGGTATPGPIPYPHFHPTPHHHVNVNVASPAVASAHHLHLHHHGPAAVHQPLSLGTLTSSQSTTKLSYRDDFLQQIGYLPTTRIYSTPTSIVDEDKAQQDFLSLSLSPPLNRRRDMPALRGPFVSLSEPRGTLSTTDEIYPDSPDSSLYGSDEEQEDASQYCRGGYHPVVIGDIFDNRFRVVRKLGWGHFSTVWLCRDLKDEKYVALKVVKSAPHYIETAADEIRLLEAIRDADSLDVKRERIVRLMNHFTVRGVNGVHTCLVFEALGCSLYKLIVKNNYQGLAITQVRNIIKQVLEGLDYLHSKCSIIHTDIKPENILLVIDNAAAMNQQIDDEINSLRVKGADFPDSYISSIEKQTKTRAKWPLIEPNGSTNTSNSTANNSTSSTPLAAIVMSSLDKDDTTTSSTLNSNTTSSLASKYSSLIGDNECNGISLLSVTGVESPITGGGNTNLGNRYRAEKKITAKSSIDRDLDEDTDNDTLGDNSTIASDTPTEQDVNIITNNVCPNPDKNQSQSQGQSYTHTIQSLINNSNVRVKIADLGNACYDYHHFTEDIQTRQYRSIEVLLGAPYNYTADIWSTACLAFELATGDYLFDPHAGESYSRDEDHLAHIVELLGSIPQSVILRGKHGLKYFTSYGSLRNITKLKPWSLLNVLVEKYDWDPVEAKKFSDFLLPMLEYNPVIRASAAECLQHPWLEQEEFV from the exons ATGGCCGGTCTGGTGAGTGCTGCCAATGGCGCCGGCGGTGGcggcagcaatggcagcacTGGCAGCGGCTACAAGCATCATCTCATCTCGCCCACACACACGCCGCTGTTGCACAATCAcaacacgcactcacacacacacacactgccgGCCGGCATATGCAGCAGTGACAGCGGCATCTCAACGCTGAGCGCCATCTCGCCGCCGCTCTCGTCGGGCAATTCGGTGTGCAGCGGCACCACAGCATCCTCCACCACAGCCGGCGGTAGTCCCCAGCTGCGCACCTCGCCCGCCCTCAGCATGCTGGGCAGTGCAACGGCTACGGCCAGCGGCAAAACCCAGACGCCATCACAGACACTGAGTCCAGCGGGCAGCGGGGGTTCGCCGAATTTCCTGAGCACCATGAAACTGTTGGGACCGGCGGCTAGCATTGATTTGGGCAGCTCGCCGCTGTCGCATCGCAACTACAGCAATTCGCTGAAGGGATTCAGCTTTCGTCGCAGCTTCGATGACAAGATCATAACGCCGCCCTTTCTCTCCCATGCCCATGGACATGGTGGCTATGGCAGCGGgggaggcggcggcggcggcggcagcggagGAGGTGCTGGTAATGGTGGCACAGCAACTCCGGGTCCCATTCCCTATCCCCACTTCCATCCAACGCCACATCATCACGTCAATGTGAATGTGGCATCGCCGGCCGTTGCCTCTGCGCATCATCTGCACTTGCATCATCATGGCCCGGCTGCAGTGCATCAGCCATTGTCGCTGGGCACATTGACGTCCTCGCAATCGACCACGAAGCTCTCGTATCGCGACGATTTTCTGCAGCAGATTGGCTATCTGCCAACCACGCGCATCTACAGCACTCCGACGAGCATCGTGGACGAGGACAAGGCCCAGCAGGACTTCCTCTCGCTGTCCCTCTCTCCGCCGCTCAATCGACGGCGCGATATGCCCGCTCTGCGAGGACCCTTCGTCAGCCT CTCGGAGCCACGCGGCACATTGAGCACCACGGATGAGATCTATCCGGATTCGCCGGACAGCAGCCTCTATGGATCGGATGAGGAGCAGGAGGATGCCTCGCAGTATTGCCGTGGTGGCTATCATCCCGTGGTCATTGGCGACATCTTCGACAATCGGTTTCGTGTTGTGCGCAAACTCGGCTGGGGACACTTCTCCACCGTGTGGCTCTGTCGAGATCTCAA GGATGAGAAATATGTGGCGCTGAAGGTGGTGAAGAGCGCTCCGCATTATATTGAGACTGCAGCGGATGAGATTCGCCTGCTGGAGGCGATTCGCGATGCGGATTCCCTCGACGTGAAGCGCGAGCGCATTGTCCGACTGATGAATCACTTTACAGTGCGTGGCGTGAACGGTGTTCACACCTGCCTCGTGTTCGAGGCACTGGGTTGCAGTCTGTACAAGCTGATTGTGAAGAACAACTACCAAGGACTGGCGATCACCCAGGTGCGCAACATCATCAAGCAGGTGCTCGAAGGACTCGACTATCTGCACAGCAAGTGCAGCATCATCCACACGGACATCAAGCCCGAAAACATATTGCTGGTGATCGATAATGCGGCGGCCATGAATCAACAGATCGACGACGAGATCAACAGTCTGCGTGTGAAGGGTGCCGATTTTCCCGATTCGTATA TCAGTTCGATAGAGAAGCAGACAAAGACGCGGGCCAAGTGGCCACTGATCGAACCGAATGGCTCAACGAACACGAGCAACAGCACAGCGAACAACTCGACATCATCGACGCCACTGGCCGCCATAGTAATGTCCTCGCTAGACAAGGACGACACGACCACCTCGTCCACGCTCAACTCCAACACCACCTCCTCGCTGGCCTCCAAGTACTCCAGCTTGATTGGCGACAACGAGTGCAATGGCATCAGTCTGCTCAGCGTGACCGGAGTCGAGAGTCCCATTACCGGAGGAGGTAATACGAATTTAGGCAATCGATATCGCGCCGAGAAGAAAATCACTGCCAAG TCTTCTATTGACCGCGACCTTGACGAGGACACTGACAACGACACCCTCGGTGATAATAGCACCATTGCCAGCGACACGCCTACCGAGCAAGACGTTAATATCATTACGAATAACGTTTGCCCAAATCCCGATAAG AACCAGAGCCAGAGTCAGGGGCAATCCTATACGCACACAATACAATCGCtgatcaacaacagcaacgtgaGGGTGAAGATCGCCGATCTGGGCAATGCCTGCTACGAT TACCATCACTTCACGGAGGACATACAGACACGACAGTATCGCTCCATCGAGGTGCTTCTGGGCGCGCCCTATAACTATACCGCCGATATCTGGAGCACAGCGTGCTTGGCCTTCGAGCTGGCCACGGGAGATTATCTATTCGATCCACATGCAGGCGAGTCGTATAGCCGAGATGAGGATCATCTGGCGCACATTGTGGAGTTGCTTGGATCAATACCGCAGTCGGTGATACTGCGTGGCAAGCATGGACTCAAGTACTTCACGAGCTATG GCAGCCTAAGAAATATCACAAAGCTAAAGCCCTGGAGTCTGTTGAATGT
- the LOC132789342 gene encoding uncharacterized protein LOC132789342 isoform X2, with product MAGLVSAANGAGGGGSNGSTGSGYKHHLISPTHTPLLHNHNTHSHTHTLPAGICSSDSGISTLSAISPPLSSGNSVCSGTTASSTTAGGSPQLRTSPALSMLGSATATASGKTQTPSQTLSPAGSGGSPNFLSTMKLLGPAASIDLGSSPLSHRNYSNSLKGFSFRRSFDDKIITPPFLSHAHGHGGYGSGGGGGGGGSGGGAGNGGTATPGPIPYPHFHPTPHHHVNVNVASPAVASAHHLHLHHHGPAAVHQPLSLGTLTSSQSTTKLSYRDDFLQQIGYLPTTRIYSTPTSIVDEDKAQQDFLSLSLSPPLNRRRDMPALRGPFVSLSEPRGTLSTTDEIYPDSPDSSLYGSDEEQEDASQYCRGGYHPVVIGDIFDNRFRVVRKLGWGHFSTVWLCRDLKDEKYVALKVVKSAPHYIETAADEIRLLEAIRDADSLDVKRERIVRLMNHFTVRGVNGVHTCLVFEALGCSLYKLIVKNNYQGLAITQVRNIIKQVLEGLDYLHSKCSIIHTDIKPENILLVIDNAAAMNQQIDDEINSLRVKGADFPDSYISSIEKQTKTRAKWPLIEPNGSTNTSNSTANNSTSSTPLAAIVMSSLDKDDTTTSSTLNSNTTSSLASKYSSLIGDNECNGISLLSVTGVESPITGGGNTNLGNRYRAEKKITAKSSIDRDLDEDTDNDTLGDNSTIASDTPTEQDVNIITNNVCPNPDKLPPNANVSNSNAGSNFNCSTNNYSNANSNTQSTCTILQQQQQHHQQQQQQQPHNNSNTIHDSNNSPTSNTNTNTNTNATLTTSTTATATTSQTDPASVCATPATVTATATAPSSAPSSTTSTCTYSFTHIVPPSTATATTATATATSTDNIGRTTATGTSTTTTTTTTTATAKLNVNANAIPSQNQSQSQGQSYTHTIQSLINNSNVRVKIADLGNACYDYHHFTEDIQTRQYRSIEVLLGAPYNYTADIWSTACLAFELATGDYLFDPHAGESYSRDEDHLAHIVELLGSIPQSVILRGKHGLKYFTSYGSLRNITKLKPWSLLNVLVEKYDWDPVEAKKFSDFLLPMLEYNPVIRASAAECLQHPWLEQEEFV from the exons ATGGCCGGTCTGGTGAGTGCTGCCAATGGCGCCGGCGGTGGcggcagcaatggcagcacTGGCAGCGGCTACAAGCATCATCTCATCTCGCCCACACACACGCCGCTGTTGCACAATCAcaacacgcactcacacacacacacactgccgGCCGGCATATGCAGCAGTGACAGCGGCATCTCAACGCTGAGCGCCATCTCGCCGCCGCTCTCGTCGGGCAATTCGGTGTGCAGCGGCACCACAGCATCCTCCACCACAGCCGGCGGTAGTCCCCAGCTGCGCACCTCGCCCGCCCTCAGCATGCTGGGCAGTGCAACGGCTACGGCCAGCGGCAAAACCCAGACGCCATCACAGACACTGAGTCCAGCGGGCAGCGGGGGTTCGCCGAATTTCCTGAGCACCATGAAACTGTTGGGACCGGCGGCTAGCATTGATTTGGGCAGCTCGCCGCTGTCGCATCGCAACTACAGCAATTCGCTGAAGGGATTCAGCTTTCGTCGCAGCTTCGATGACAAGATCATAACGCCGCCCTTTCTCTCCCATGCCCATGGACATGGTGGCTATGGCAGCGGgggaggcggcggcggcggcggcagcggagGAGGTGCTGGTAATGGTGGCACAGCAACTCCGGGTCCCATTCCCTATCCCCACTTCCATCCAACGCCACATCATCACGTCAATGTGAATGTGGCATCGCCGGCCGTTGCCTCTGCGCATCATCTGCACTTGCATCATCATGGCCCGGCTGCAGTGCATCAGCCATTGTCGCTGGGCACATTGACGTCCTCGCAATCGACCACGAAGCTCTCGTATCGCGACGATTTTCTGCAGCAGATTGGCTATCTGCCAACCACGCGCATCTACAGCACTCCGACGAGCATCGTGGACGAGGACAAGGCCCAGCAGGACTTCCTCTCGCTGTCCCTCTCTCCGCCGCTCAATCGACGGCGCGATATGCCCGCTCTGCGAGGACCCTTCGTCAGCCT CTCGGAGCCACGCGGCACATTGAGCACCACGGATGAGATCTATCCGGATTCGCCGGACAGCAGCCTCTATGGATCGGATGAGGAGCAGGAGGATGCCTCGCAGTATTGCCGTGGTGGCTATCATCCCGTGGTCATTGGCGACATCTTCGACAATCGGTTTCGTGTTGTGCGCAAACTCGGCTGGGGACACTTCTCCACCGTGTGGCTCTGTCGAGATCTCAA GGATGAGAAATATGTGGCGCTGAAGGTGGTGAAGAGCGCTCCGCATTATATTGAGACTGCAGCGGATGAGATTCGCCTGCTGGAGGCGATTCGCGATGCGGATTCCCTCGACGTGAAGCGCGAGCGCATTGTCCGACTGATGAATCACTTTACAGTGCGTGGCGTGAACGGTGTTCACACCTGCCTCGTGTTCGAGGCACTGGGTTGCAGTCTGTACAAGCTGATTGTGAAGAACAACTACCAAGGACTGGCGATCACCCAGGTGCGCAACATCATCAAGCAGGTGCTCGAAGGACTCGACTATCTGCACAGCAAGTGCAGCATCATCCACACGGACATCAAGCCCGAAAACATATTGCTGGTGATCGATAATGCGGCGGCCATGAATCAACAGATCGACGACGAGATCAACAGTCTGCGTGTGAAGGGTGCCGATTTTCCCGATTCGTATA TCAGTTCGATAGAGAAGCAGACAAAGACGCGGGCCAAGTGGCCACTGATCGAACCGAATGGCTCAACGAACACGAGCAACAGCACAGCGAACAACTCGACATCATCGACGCCACTGGCCGCCATAGTAATGTCCTCGCTAGACAAGGACGACACGACCACCTCGTCCACGCTCAACTCCAACACCACCTCCTCGCTGGCCTCCAAGTACTCCAGCTTGATTGGCGACAACGAGTGCAATGGCATCAGTCTGCTCAGCGTGACCGGAGTCGAGAGTCCCATTACCGGAGGAGGTAATACGAATTTAGGCAATCGATATCGCGCCGAGAAGAAAATCACTGCCAAG TCTTCTATTGACCGCGACCTTGACGAGGACACTGACAACGACACCCTCGGTGATAATAGCACCATTGCCAGCGACACGCCTACCGAGCAAGACGTTAATATCATTACGAATAACGTTTGCCCAAATCCCGATAAG CTGCCCCCGAATGCCAACGTGAGCAACTCGAATGCCGGCAGCAACTTTAACTGCTCCACCAACAACTACTCGAATGCGAACTCAAATACTCAAAGCACGTGCACGatactacagcaacaacagcaacatcatcaacaacaacaacaacagcaaccacataacaacagcaacacgatccacgatagcaacaacagccccACCTCCAataccaacaccaacaccaataCCAATGCCACGCTTACCACATCCACAACTGCCACTGCAACCACATCCCAAACTGACCCCGCCTCTGTGTGTGCCACACCTGCCACTGttactgccactgccactgcacCATCTTCAGCTCCCAGCAGCACCACAAGCACGTGCACGTACTCGTTTACGCATATCGTGCCACcatcaactgcaactgcaaccacagcaactgcaactgcaacaagcACTGACAACATTGGCAGGACAACAGCCACAGGCACAtcgacaaccacaacaacaacaactacaactgctaCAGCTAAACTTAATGtcaatgccaatgccattCCTTCGCAGAACCAGAGCCAGAGTCAGGGGCAATCCTATACGCACACAATACAATCGCtgatcaacaacagcaacgtgaGGGTGAAGATCGCCGATCTGGGCAATGCCTGCTACGAT TACCATCACTTCACGGAGGACATACAGACACGACAGTATCGCTCCATCGAGGTGCTTCTGGGCGCGCCCTATAACTATACCGCCGATATCTGGAGCACAGCGTGCTTGGCCTTCGAGCTGGCCACGGGAGATTATCTATTCGATCCACATGCAGGCGAGTCGTATAGCCGAGATGAGGATCATCTGGCGCACATTGTGGAGTTGCTTGGATCAATACCGCAGTCGGTGATACTGCGTGGCAAGCATGGACTCAAGTACTTCACGAGCTATG GCAGCCTAAGAAATATCACAAAGCTAAAGCCCTGGAGTCTGTTGAATGT
- the LOC132789342 gene encoding uncharacterized protein LOC132789342 isoform X1, with product MAGLVSAANGAGGGGSNGSTGSGYKHHLISPTHTPLLHNHNTHSHTHTLPAGICSSDSGISTLSAISPPLSSGNSVCSGTTASSTTAGGSPQLRTSPALSMLGSATATASGKTQTPSQTLSPAGSGGSPNFLSTMKLLGPAASIDLGSSPLSHRNYSNSLKGFSFRRSFDDKIITPPFLSHAHGHGGYGSGGGGGGGGSGGGAGNGGTATPGPIPYPHFHPTPHHHVNVNVASPAVASAHHLHLHHHGPAAVHQPLSLGTLTSSQSTTKLSYRDDFLQQIGYLPTTRIYSTPTSIVDEDKAQQDFLSLSLSPPLNRRRDMPALRGPFVSLSEPRGTLSTTDEIYPDSPDSSLYGSDEEQEDASQYCRGGYHPVVIGDIFDNRFRVVRKLGWGHFSTVWLCRDLKDEKYVALKVVKSAPHYIETAADEIRLLEAIRDADSLDVKRERIVRLMNHFTVRGVNGVHTCLVFEALGCSLYKLIVKNNYQGLAITQVRNIIKQVLEGLDYLHSKCSIIHTDIKPENILLVIDNAAAMNQQIDDEINSLRVKGADFPDSYISSIEKQTKTRAKWPLIEPNGSTNTSNSTANNSTSSTPLAAIVMSSLDKDDTTTSSTLNSNTTSSLASKYSSLIGDNECNGISLLSVTGVESPITGGGNTNLGNRYRAEKKITAKSSIDRDLDEDTDNDTLGDNSTIASDTPTEQDVNIITNNVCPNPDKQLPPNANVSNSNAGSNFNCSTNNYSNANSNTQSTCTILQQQQQHHQQQQQQQPHNNSNTIHDSNNSPTSNTNTNTNTNATLTTSTTATATTSQTDPASVCATPATVTATATAPSSAPSSTTSTCTYSFTHIVPPSTATATTATATATSTDNIGRTTATGTSTTTTTTTTTATAKLNVNANAIPSQNQSQSQGQSYTHTIQSLINNSNVRVKIADLGNACYDYHHFTEDIQTRQYRSIEVLLGAPYNYTADIWSTACLAFELATGDYLFDPHAGESYSRDEDHLAHIVELLGSIPQSVILRGKHGLKYFTSYGSLRNITKLKPWSLLNVLVEKYDWDPVEAKKFSDFLLPMLEYNPVIRASAAECLQHPWLEQEEFV from the exons ATGGCCGGTCTGGTGAGTGCTGCCAATGGCGCCGGCGGTGGcggcagcaatggcagcacTGGCAGCGGCTACAAGCATCATCTCATCTCGCCCACACACACGCCGCTGTTGCACAATCAcaacacgcactcacacacacacacactgccgGCCGGCATATGCAGCAGTGACAGCGGCATCTCAACGCTGAGCGCCATCTCGCCGCCGCTCTCGTCGGGCAATTCGGTGTGCAGCGGCACCACAGCATCCTCCACCACAGCCGGCGGTAGTCCCCAGCTGCGCACCTCGCCCGCCCTCAGCATGCTGGGCAGTGCAACGGCTACGGCCAGCGGCAAAACCCAGACGCCATCACAGACACTGAGTCCAGCGGGCAGCGGGGGTTCGCCGAATTTCCTGAGCACCATGAAACTGTTGGGACCGGCGGCTAGCATTGATTTGGGCAGCTCGCCGCTGTCGCATCGCAACTACAGCAATTCGCTGAAGGGATTCAGCTTTCGTCGCAGCTTCGATGACAAGATCATAACGCCGCCCTTTCTCTCCCATGCCCATGGACATGGTGGCTATGGCAGCGGgggaggcggcggcggcggcggcagcggagGAGGTGCTGGTAATGGTGGCACAGCAACTCCGGGTCCCATTCCCTATCCCCACTTCCATCCAACGCCACATCATCACGTCAATGTGAATGTGGCATCGCCGGCCGTTGCCTCTGCGCATCATCTGCACTTGCATCATCATGGCCCGGCTGCAGTGCATCAGCCATTGTCGCTGGGCACATTGACGTCCTCGCAATCGACCACGAAGCTCTCGTATCGCGACGATTTTCTGCAGCAGATTGGCTATCTGCCAACCACGCGCATCTACAGCACTCCGACGAGCATCGTGGACGAGGACAAGGCCCAGCAGGACTTCCTCTCGCTGTCCCTCTCTCCGCCGCTCAATCGACGGCGCGATATGCCCGCTCTGCGAGGACCCTTCGTCAGCCT CTCGGAGCCACGCGGCACATTGAGCACCACGGATGAGATCTATCCGGATTCGCCGGACAGCAGCCTCTATGGATCGGATGAGGAGCAGGAGGATGCCTCGCAGTATTGCCGTGGTGGCTATCATCCCGTGGTCATTGGCGACATCTTCGACAATCGGTTTCGTGTTGTGCGCAAACTCGGCTGGGGACACTTCTCCACCGTGTGGCTCTGTCGAGATCTCAA GGATGAGAAATATGTGGCGCTGAAGGTGGTGAAGAGCGCTCCGCATTATATTGAGACTGCAGCGGATGAGATTCGCCTGCTGGAGGCGATTCGCGATGCGGATTCCCTCGACGTGAAGCGCGAGCGCATTGTCCGACTGATGAATCACTTTACAGTGCGTGGCGTGAACGGTGTTCACACCTGCCTCGTGTTCGAGGCACTGGGTTGCAGTCTGTACAAGCTGATTGTGAAGAACAACTACCAAGGACTGGCGATCACCCAGGTGCGCAACATCATCAAGCAGGTGCTCGAAGGACTCGACTATCTGCACAGCAAGTGCAGCATCATCCACACGGACATCAAGCCCGAAAACATATTGCTGGTGATCGATAATGCGGCGGCCATGAATCAACAGATCGACGACGAGATCAACAGTCTGCGTGTGAAGGGTGCCGATTTTCCCGATTCGTATA TCAGTTCGATAGAGAAGCAGACAAAGACGCGGGCCAAGTGGCCACTGATCGAACCGAATGGCTCAACGAACACGAGCAACAGCACAGCGAACAACTCGACATCATCGACGCCACTGGCCGCCATAGTAATGTCCTCGCTAGACAAGGACGACACGACCACCTCGTCCACGCTCAACTCCAACACCACCTCCTCGCTGGCCTCCAAGTACTCCAGCTTGATTGGCGACAACGAGTGCAATGGCATCAGTCTGCTCAGCGTGACCGGAGTCGAGAGTCCCATTACCGGAGGAGGTAATACGAATTTAGGCAATCGATATCGCGCCGAGAAGAAAATCACTGCCAAG TCTTCTATTGACCGCGACCTTGACGAGGACACTGACAACGACACCCTCGGTGATAATAGCACCATTGCCAGCGACACGCCTACCGAGCAAGACGTTAATATCATTACGAATAACGTTTGCCCAAATCCCGATAAG CAGCTGCCCCCGAATGCCAACGTGAGCAACTCGAATGCCGGCAGCAACTTTAACTGCTCCACCAACAACTACTCGAATGCGAACTCAAATACTCAAAGCACGTGCACGatactacagcaacaacagcaacatcatcaacaacaacaacaacagcaaccacataacaacagcaacacgatccacgatagcaacaacagccccACCTCCAataccaacaccaacaccaataCCAATGCCACGCTTACCACATCCACAACTGCCACTGCAACCACATCCCAAACTGACCCCGCCTCTGTGTGTGCCACACCTGCCACTGttactgccactgccactgcacCATCTTCAGCTCCCAGCAGCACCACAAGCACGTGCACGTACTCGTTTACGCATATCGTGCCACcatcaactgcaactgcaaccacagcaactgcaactgcaacaagcACTGACAACATTGGCAGGACAACAGCCACAGGCACAtcgacaaccacaacaacaacaactacaactgctaCAGCTAAACTTAATGtcaatgccaatgccattCCTTCGCAGAACCAGAGCCAGAGTCAGGGGCAATCCTATACGCACACAATACAATCGCtgatcaacaacagcaacgtgaGGGTGAAGATCGCCGATCTGGGCAATGCCTGCTACGAT TACCATCACTTCACGGAGGACATACAGACACGACAGTATCGCTCCATCGAGGTGCTTCTGGGCGCGCCCTATAACTATACCGCCGATATCTGGAGCACAGCGTGCTTGGCCTTCGAGCTGGCCACGGGAGATTATCTATTCGATCCACATGCAGGCGAGTCGTATAGCCGAGATGAGGATCATCTGGCGCACATTGTGGAGTTGCTTGGATCAATACCGCAGTCGGTGATACTGCGTGGCAAGCATGGACTCAAGTACTTCACGAGCTATG GCAGCCTAAGAAATATCACAAAGCTAAAGCCCTGGAGTCTGTTGAATGT